In one Tripterygium wilfordii isolate XIE 37 chromosome 22, ASM1340144v1, whole genome shotgun sequence genomic region, the following are encoded:
- the LOC119992116 gene encoding uncharacterized protein At1g01500-like, giving the protein MVMDNSNETSNGCRTVNNGHMVTRHSSYLASNRVSLPWLDVRVFYVRICKCEIDDSTPESLTLDHIPLNPDTLLEVNGIRTGMNSNGASTLLRRDRLDKKSEETTFVSTDSIRMSGSVKFEVFDEDVLVLSGVLELCKSNGLPGESRNNCQGWSMNINSDITIDTCFLKAKQFMGQDSFSPTIEVYVAGSFLDSPIILTKTMQLVRRRQIKKGPLESIPECEASECKENVPTQFALEASDYKPENEDYHHRYSGMEYFDGEDGELSWFNAGVRVGVGIGLSMCVGIGIGVGLLVRTYQGTSRNFRRRLL; this is encoded by the exons ATGGTCATGGATAATTCTAATGAGACATCTAATGGATGTAGAACAGTCAACAACGGCCATATGGTTACGCGGCACAGTTCTTACTTAGCAAGCAATAGGGTATCACTACCATGGCTTGATGTGAGAGTCTTTTATGTTAGAATATGCAAATGTGAGATTGATGATTCCACACCTGAGTCTCTCACACTTGACCACATCCCACTAAATCCTGATACCCTTCTTGAAGTGAATGGTATCAGGACCGGCATGAATTCTAATGGAGCATCGACTCTTCTTAGAAGGGATCGACTTGATAAGAAATCTGAAGAAACTACATTTGTCAGCACGGATAGTATAAGGATGTCTGGGAGCGTGAAGTTTGAAGTTTTCGATGAGGATGTCCTTGTGCTATCAGGCGTTTTAGAATTGTGTAAAAGTAATGGTCTTCCTGGTGAATCAAGAAACAATTGCCAGGGTTGGAGCATGAACATCAACTCAGATATCACTATAGATACTTGTTTCCTGAAAGCAAAACAATTCATGGGTCAAGATTCATTTTCACCAACAATTGAAGTCTATGTTGCAGGATCCTTCTTGGACTCTCCAATAATCTTAACCAAGACTATGCAGCTTGTAAGAAGGAGGCAAATAAAGAAGGGTCCTTTAGAGTCGATACCAGAATGTGAGGCATCCGAATGCAAGGAAAATGTTCCTACCCAGTTTGCTTTGGAG GCATCAGATTACAAACCAGAAAATGAAGATTACCATCACCGGTACTCGGGGATGGAATATTTTGATGGAGAAGATGGGGAGCTATCATGGTTCAATGCTGGTGTTAGGGTGGGTGTTGGCATTGGCCTTAGCATGTGTGTCGGAATAGGAATAGGAGTGGGCTTGCTGGTTCGAACTTACCAAGGAACCTCCCGAAACTTTAGACGACGGCTGCTATAA